In Corynebacterium aquilae DSM 44791, the genomic stretch AGCCAATTTTGAGGCGGGTGGTTGGTTGGGCGATGGTGGAGTCGCCGACGATGACGTGCAGCCGCCGGAAGCGGTGGGAATCGGCGTGGGGTTCGTCGCGGGTGTTGATGATGGGCCGGGAGCGGGTGGTGGCGCTGGACACGGCGTCCCACACGTGGTCGGCGCGCTGGGAGATGCAGAAGCCGAGCCCGTAGTCTTTGCTGGGGCTGGCGGGGTGCGGGCGGTAGATCTTGCCGGCCCCGCAGATCAGTTGCCGGGTGATCAAAAACGGCACGAGTTGCATGCTCAACGCTTTGAGGACGACGTCGCGGGCGACGAGGTAGTTTTCGTGGCAGCCGTAGGAGTTTCCCAGCGAGTCGACGTTGTTTTTGAACAGGCTGATCTCCCCGCCGATGCCTTCCCGGGCGAGTCGTTGTTCGGCGTCGATGGCTAGTTCGTTGAGGATGGCGTCCCCGGCGAGGTCGTAGGTGAGCAGCTGCCGGACGGAGTCGCACTCGGGGGTGGCGACTTCCGGGTGGGATCCGACGTCGAGGTAGAGCCGGGAGGAGTTGGGGGTGAAGATGTTGGAGGCCTGGTATTGCTCCACCACGGGGCGAAACAGGTAGCGGGCGCTGTCATCCGGGCTCAGGCGCCTGGATCCATCCTGGGTGCAGGTGATGCCGTATTCAGTTTCGATGCCCATGATGCGGCGCGTGAAAACGGATGACGGTGCCATGACTTATTGGCCTCCCTTTTGGACGTAGCCTCGCACGAATTCTTCGGCGTTGTTTTCGAGCAGGTCATCAATCTCGTCGAGCAGGTCGTCGGCGCCTTGGGTGTTGAGTTGGGCCTGACCTGCGTGCAGTTCCTCCGGGGTGTCGTCCTGGGGATCTTTGCCGCCGTGGAGATGGGTGTGCTGTGTGCCCATGCGTGCCGCCTTTCCTGGTTGTGGCTGCAGTGGCTGCAGTTACTGCAGTGGTTGGTCAATATGTCTAGTGAGGCTAGTGAACCTAGTGAACCTAGTAAACACTGCCATCTTGCCCTTTAAGCGCGGGTGGTGGGTTTCACCGCGCGCAGCGGGCACCGGAACTGTGGATGGTGTGCTTGATGTGAAAGTTGTGAAAGTTGGCGGTGTGACTTTATACGGTCCGGGGGTGAATGTGGGGGTAAGGCGGGTGCGGTGGGTAGCCCAGCTTGAGAAGTATTCGGATACGCTAACTTTGTTTGTGCCAAGCCTTACCTAGATTTGTGTTTGGTCAGGGGTTTAGTATTTCAGTCCCCTGGCCTCCCAAAAATTCCTAGACCACACTAGTGGTAGCGCGCAGCACACAGTTAAGACCCCCAACCACTCCCCGACCACGAAGGAACACCCCACAGTGTCCCACCGCCGTTTACGCCGCATCCTCCCCGCCTCGCTGGCCACCGCCGCCCTGATGAGCACCGGCATCATGCTCGCGCCGATTTCCGTTGCCCCCGCACATGCCGACCAGAACTCCACCATCGGGCTCGTTCCGGGCGACGGCCCACAGGATTACGCCGCCGAAACCCTGGCCTTAAAGTGGCAGATCCGCCCCTCCTTCAACTCCTACGTCGGGGGTCCCTCCCGGGTGCTTGACGGCCTGCGCTACGATGCCGGCACCTACTACTGGCCGTTTAAAGACGTCACCACCTCGGGCACCAAGGTCTCCTTCAACTATGGCGGCACCGTCAACTACCAGAAATACTGCGCCGACGCCGAAAACCCCAAGCGTGGCGCCTGCGACATGGACCTGACGATCTCCAACCCCAGCGTGGTGGTCGACACCGAAACCCACAAGGCTGTCCTGCAGGCCACCGTCCACACCATCGACTACACCAGCAAGCAGTGGTCGGGGCCCGCGATCGTAGAGCTCGCCGATGTGAAAATGCCCACCGGCAGCTTTAATGTCACCGGCAGTGGCGACAAAGCCATCACCACCTGGCGCGGCCTGTCCAGCACCCTGACCGCCGCCGGTAACAAGGCCTTTTCAAACTTCTACGAGGCCGGCTCCCCCATGGGTGATGTGGCCTTCAGCTACCAGGGCACGGTCGATGTCTCCGGGGAGGCCGCCCCGTACACCATCGCCAGCCACTTCAACACCAACAAGTCCTGGTCCAAAGCCAACGCCCTGTACACCACCACAAGCAACAAGCTGGTTCACATCACCGACGCCGGCTGGGATGGCGCGCGCATCGAACTGATCGACCCAGCCACCTCCACCATCGTCGCCTCCGAAGACACCGCACGCATCCCGGCTGCCTTCTCCGCCTTCGACCCCGCCAGCAACACCCTCTACTACCTCGTCAAGGGCGAAGACGAAAAGCCCAACACCGTCTACACCCGCACCATCAGCGACAGCGGCCTGGGCACTGAGGCAGTTCTCGGTGAGGTTCCTGGTGCAGCAACCGGCCTGGCCCTGTCCACCACCGGCAAACTCGCCGTACTGACCGGCGGCGACGACGCCGCCCTGACCGAACTGGACACCACCACCAAAGCCGCACAAACCTTCGCGCTGCCCGCCCCGTCGACCCTGTTCGACCTGGATGCGGAAAACTACTCCAACGACTTCTACGGCAGCACCTTCTTCGGCGCCGACAACAGCCCGCTGCGCGCCCTGCCCGACGGCAGCTACGTCTACGCCTACGGCCACCTGCTGCAGTTGCCCGGCGAGAAAACCAAGCCCGCCCCGCCGCTGCACATCATCCCCCGCAAAGACAACCCCGTCGTCCCCATCACCGCCGGCGAGAAGTTCGCTGAAGGCAACCGCAGTGCCCGCGGCGTCCAAGTACTCGGCAACAATATCGCCATCTACAACAGCTCCGCCGACACCAGCAGCAAAACCTACTCCGGTATCGACATCTACCGCTACGACAACGGCAACTTCACCCTGGTCAAAGCCCTGCGCGGCGAGCCCTACATGTCCAAGGTCGCAGGCTTCGAATTCACCCCCGAAGGCAAAGCCATCGTGGTCTCCGAAGCCGCCGGCACTGCCACCATCATCGATCCCACAACCGGTGACGCCGAAACCACCATCAACCTCGGCCCCGGAATGAAAGACACCGGCGGAAGCGGCGACGCCCTCGCCCTCGGTAAAAACGGCGAAATCTACATCGGTGAAATCTACACCGAAAACTACGAGGAATACTTCAGCCTCATCCGACTTGAGCCCACCAACACCGACGGCACCCAGCGCAACACCACCCTCAAGCCGGTACGCATGGGAGCCTTCGATGAGCCGATCGAAGACCCCAGCCCCGTCGAGACCACCCCGCCTAACACCGCGGATCCTGCGCCTCAGCCCACCACCCCGGCCGATAAACCTGCCGACAAACCGGCAGGAAAACCCGGAAAAAAGCCTGCCGACAAGCCCACCACCCCGGGCAAGGACAGCAACTCGACCACCCCGGGTGAGAACACCAGCAGCGGATCCAGCGAACAAACCTTCAAAAACTCCTGGTTCGATGCCACCGTCGCCTTCTTTGCCTCACTCGGTGCCCCCACCTGGCTGCAAACCTTCTTCGGCCAAATCTCCGGCGCCATCTACTGGCTTTTTGCACCACTAATGGCAACCATCAATAGCTTCTCCAGCTAAACCGCCACCACAACACCACGGGCCTGCACACAACACCTCACGGTGCGTGCAGGCCCGTAGTGTATCCCCGCCCGAAGGGCTAAGACCCCAACACCGTCACCCACTGCGGGCGCAGCCTGGTGAAAGCAGCAATGACCTCACCAACACTCACGCAATCATCCGCAGTGTCAAACAACGCCACCAGCTCTGACGGTAGATCCACCCCGTCACCAAGCGCCAAACGCACCAGCTCCCCGTCATCGTCACGGAGGATCACACTATCCCAATTGGCGGAAACCACCCGGTCAGCTACACAACGCATCAAACCCCCGCGCAGCGCCGCACGCGTCGAGGACGGTGCCTGCCGCATCGCCCGCACAATCTCATCCTCAGCAACCACAGTGCGCATCAACCCCCGCCGCACCAAGGCGTAATACAGCCCCTTTGTCGGATCCAGATCCGCATACTGCAAATCCACCAACTGCATCTTCGGGTCATCCCACGCAACACCTTGTGCGTGATAGCGGTTCAACAAACTCAGCTTCGCAGTCCAATCCAACATGTCGGCGGTCGACAAAGGATCCCGCTCCAACTTGTCGAGGACCTCCACCCACAACTCCACAATGCGGCGAGCCTCAGGCGAATCCGCCTTAACCCGGGCGGCATACTCGCGCTGAATCTCGATCGCAGTACGGGCGCGACCATCGGCCAACAACAAGGGAGTCTTCACCTCGAGATCCCGGGAGACCACCCGCACCGCATCCACCGGGCGAGCCAGCGAAAGATCCGAAAAATCCACCCCCGACTCAATCGCCGAAATCACCAACTCGCTCGTCCCCAACTTCAGCAAGTTAGAAAACTGCGACATATTCGCATCGCCAATGATGACGTGCAAACGCCCAAAGCGATCTTTATCGGCATGCGGCTCATCACGAGTATTGATAATGCCCCGGTTCAGCGTGGTCTCCAGGGAAATCTCCTGCTCGATATAGTCAGCGCGCTGACTGATCTGGAAACCCGCCTCCTGACTATGGGTGCCCAACCCCACCCGCCCGGCGCCACAAAAAATCTGGCGGGTAACAAAGAAAGGAATCAGGCCGGCAGCCAAGCAAGAAAAATCCGTCTCCCGCGAATACTGGTAATTCTCGTGGGACCCATAGCTGGCCCCCTTCCCATCGACGTTGTTTTTATAGATCTTCAACTCCGGGCACGGCGGATGCCCCTCCAACGCGGACTCCCCACGGGCAGAACGCCGCCCACACACCTCGGCGGCCTCCCACATGATGCGATCCCCCGCCTGGTCATACACCATCGCATCAAAAGCCGAGGTGGTCTCAGGGGCTGAATACTCCGGGTGCGCATGATCAACATAAAAGCGCGCCCCATTGCCCAACACCATGTTCGCCACCCCAATCCCATCGGCAGCAACCACCGGGGTGGAATGATAACGACGCAAATCAAATCCACGGGAGTCCTTCAACGGCGACTCCCCGGCGAAATCCCACTGGGTGCCCCTTGTCGCATGGGCCACGCTGTCAAGCGCATACCCCACCACAACATGAGTGGAGGTAATGATCGGGCTTGCGAACGCATCACCCGGGGTGGCGATACCGTACTCGGTTTCCGTACCCAAAATTCGGCCCATGACAACTCCTCGTGCTGGAATAAAAAGCTTTTAAGAAATAATGCGGGCGCTAACCACCCGAGCGCCACTACGGCCAGTAATCCGCGACCACTCCTCCGGATTAGAAGTATTCGGCAAGTGCTCATTTTCCGCGTGCTCAATATCCACAGCCGCCCGCATGTGCTGCGCACTCAGCCCCCGCGACACCCCAGAAAGCTCATCTTTAATGGCGAGCTTTTTCGCCCGATCCACCACATTGGCAATCATCGCCCCAGAGACAAAATCACCAGCATGCAGCACATCAACCGTGCCATCGGCGCGGGTGAGCTCCACCCACGGATTCGGAGCAAACATGCGCTCCACCCCCGCGGCAATGATCTCGCCCGCCGGCTGCGCCAGCGGCAAAGAATCATCCAGATGCCTCGCAAAAATATCGTGAGCAGTATCCTTGGTGGGCCGATCAACGCGGATTTTCACATCCAACCGCCCCGGGCGCAAAATAGCCGGATCAATCAACTCCTCCCGGTTGGTCGCCCCAATGACGATGACGTTCGCCAAAGACTCCACACCATCAAGCTCGGTGAGCAGCTGCGGCACCACCGTGGTCTCCATATCGGAACTCACCCCGGAACCACGCGTACGGAAAATCGACTCCATCTCATCAAAAAACACCACCACCGGGCGCCCCCCAGCAGCCAACTCCCGGGCGCGAGAAAAAATCAACCGGATGTGACGCTCGGTCTCGCCGACAAACTTATTCAACAGCTCCGGGCCCTTAACGTTAATAAAGTAGCTGCGCTGGCCGGAACCACCCGACAAAGAATGCGCCACGGCCTTAGCGATCAAGGTCTTGCCGCAACCGGGCGGGCCATACAGCAGCACACCCTTCGGCGGACGCAAGCGATAGCGCTGAAAAAGCTCCGGCTGGGAAAACGGCAACTCCACCGCGTCGTGGATAATCCCGATCTGTTCATCCAGACCGCCAATATCCTCATAGGACACCTCGGGCACTTCCTCCAGCACCAACTCGGCGATATCGGTTTGGGGAATCACCTCGAAAGCCACCGCGGCCTTTGGATCGACGAGAACGCTATCACCCACCTCCGCATCCCCGACCGGGATTGGGCCCCGCGAAACCACCCGCTCCTCCCCCGTTTGATCAGCCACAATCAAACGGCCGTCCTCCAGCGTATCGGTGACCTTCGCGATCTCACCGACCGCCTCATAGCCACAGGCCTGCACAATCTGCGTGCCCTCCCCCAGACGCACCCGTACGCCAGGCACCAACTGCGCCCTATCCACTAAAGGACTGACCGTGACCCGCATCCGCCGGCCAAGCGTAAAGATTTCCGCAGTCGGCGCCCCAGGAGTGTGCTCCAAAAACGTGCCATACGTCGACGGTGGAGCCGCCAACTCCTCCAGCTCGTGGGTCATCGCCTCCAGCTTGTCACGCGAAGACTTCAACAACTCCACCAGCTTGGTATTGCGCGCCGCCAACTGCGTGATCTGCCGGCGCAAGGCCGCCGGATCACTGGCATGGTTGGTATCAGCCTCACGCCGCGGTGAAGAAGCACCATCGGCAGTGAAAGAGCTTTGTTGAGAAGTCATCAGAACAACCCCAAAGAAGAGAAAACAGTAGGCAAAAGGTCAATATCGGCGAGGGATTTACTTCCTGGCGCGACGCTGCGGCCGCGGAGCCACCGTGCCGTCGGCCAGACGACGAGCCCACACCAAAAAAGCGGTGTGCGCATTCATACGATGCTCCGGACGAGTAGCAAGGCCCTCCACCTTCCACTCACGCACCAAAGACTCCCAGGCGCGAGGCTCCGTGAAGCACTTCTTCTCCCGAATGCCCTCCATGACGTTCATCAACTGCGGAACAGTCGCCACATACGTCATGAACACACCACCCGGAACCAACACATCACTAACCACGTCGAGGCATTCCCACGGCTCCAGCATGTCCAAAATGATGCGATCGACCGGCTGACCCCCCAAATCATCCAAAGTCACGTCCTTGAGATCACCCAAGCGCAAATCCCAGTTCTCCGGATGTCCGCCCATGTACTCCGACACGTTGTTTTCCGCATACTCCAAGTGATCCTCGCGGATCTCATAAGAAATCAGCGACCCCGTCGGGCCAATCATGCGCAGCAAACTCATCGACAACGCACCCGAACCAGCACCCGCCTCCAAAACGCGAGCTCCAGGGAAAATATCGCCCTCAACCAGGATCTGCGCCGAATCCTTCGGATAAATCACCGCGGCACCACGCGGCATCGACAACACATGATCAACCATGAGGTGGCGGAAACACAGATACTGCCCACCCTGAGAAGACGTAACCACGGTGCCCTCGTGTTGGCCGATGATGTCATCGTGCGCAATGCCACCTTTATGGGTGAAAAAGCTTTCCCCAGGAGTCAAAACGATGGTGAAATGGCGGCGTTTCGCGTCGGTAAGCTGCACTCGATCGCCGGGCTGAAAAGGGCCGGAATAAGCCATGAAAATAAAGTCTCCGAAAAGTAGAAAAAGAAAAAGACAGCACCACCCGCCTGGTCCTTCGCGCGCACCAAGGCACACGAACAACCAGGCGCCACGACACTAGTCCAGCGTGTAGAAGCTCAACAAAGCCTGCTCGAACCACTGAACGTCATAGACTCCACACATCTCACGAGCAGAGTGCATAGAAATCAGCGGAATACCCACATCCACCGTGGGGATACCCAAGCGGGTTGCGGTGATCGGGCCAATAGTCGACCCACACGGCACATCGTTATTACCAACAAACGCCTGCACCGGAACATCAGCCACCGCACACGCAGTCAAGAAACGATGCGCAGTCACAGCATCGGTGCCATAGTGCTGATTCGCATTGGACTTGATCACCGGACCCTGATTGATCAACGGCTGCGTCACCGGGTCGTGCTTGTCCTGATAATTCGGGTGCACAGAATGCGCCGCATCCGCCGATACACAGAAGGAACGCTGATACATCCGGCGCGTCTGATCAAAATCGGCCCCCAGCGCAGCAGCAATCCGCGACAACACATCCTCCAGGAAAGGCCCAGCAGCGCCAGTAGTGGTGCGCGAACCTACCTCCTCATGGTCAAAAGCAGCCAACACGAGAATGTCCTCACCCGCATAGCCCCCTTCTACGGCTGCCAACAAAGCCTGAAGGCTCGGATAAACACTCGACAAATTATCCAAACGGCCAGCCGCGAAGAAATCCTCATTCAAACCGAACACCGCCGGCGGCTGGGCATCAACCGTGATCAAATCATGGGACACCATCTCGGAACCAAGCACTTCACGCAACGGCTGCGACTCAGCTTCCGCCGCATACACCGGCTGCATGTGCTTCTGGCGACCCAACTTCATCTCATCTTCGCGATACAGATGAATGGCCAAAGACGGCAAACGCAAAATCGGGCCAGTATCCACCAGACGAACCGCCCCATCGGCATCAACCACCCGGCCAGCCAGCTTCAACTCCCGATCAAGCCACGTCGACAAAATCGGGCCACCATAGATCTCCACCGAAGCCTGCTGCCAGCCCGCAGAATCGAAACTCTCACCGGGCTTCAGCTTCAATCCGGGACTATCAGTGTGAGACCCCACGATCCTGAAACCCGCCGTGTCCACATCCACGGAATCCGGCACCACATACGCCATAATTGCGCCCCCACGAACCACATAGTGGCCGCCGGCCGAAGCATCAAATGCGTCGGTTTCCTCATGGCGAGTAAAACCAGCCTTATCCAAACGGCGCGCGACCTCAGCCGCGGCATGATACGAACTCGGCGATTCAACGAGAAAATCAATAAAATCCTGCATAGGAACAACCTTACCCTTAACAAATCTCCAGGCAGCCACCCAACGGGGTGGAAAAACCTAAAAGCAACAAAGTTTTTCCCCGCGTCCAATGCGACTACATTGTGTAGGCGATATGAACGCCCCGAAACCCCTCGCCTTATCCCCCTCCCGCGCCAGCGACTACCAGCAATGCCCGCTGCTCTACCGCTTCCGCGCCATCGACCGCCTTCCGGAACCCACCACCTACGCCCAAATCACCGGAACCCTGGTACACGCGGTGCTGGAAAACCTGCACCAGCTCCCCACCCCGGAACGCACCTACCCGGCGGCAGTCAAAATGATCAAACCCGAGTGGGAAAAGGCAGTCACCAAAGACCCCACCCTGCGAGGTGTCATCGGCGATACTCCCGACAAAGAACTCGATTTCTTCGTCACCTGCCGCTCCCTGGTACGCGGATACTTCGAGATGGAAAACCCGCAAGGCTTTAGTGCCGAAAAATGCGAGATGTACGTCAACACCACATTGCCCAACGGGGTCCCCGTACGAGGATTCATCGACCGTGTCGATGTTGCTCCGACCGGACAAGTCCGCGTCGTCGACTACAAAACAGGCAAGAAGCCACTGCCCCGTTATGCCGCGGCAGCCAGGTTTCAGATGCGCTTCTACGCGCTGGTCTATTGGCGGATGTTCAACATCATCCCCGACCAGTTGCGACTGATGTATCTCAAAGTGTCCGACTCGTTGATCTTGACTCCCAGCCAAGAAGAACTGGAATACTTCGAAAAAGACCTAGGACACTTGTGGTCCAACATTGAGGCAGACGGAAAATCCGGAAACTTCCGACCCAAAACCTCCAAATTGTGTGGCTGGTGCGCACACCAGGATCTCTGCCCGGAATTCGGGGGAACACCACCGGAATATCCCGGATGGCCCGGCAGCGTAGCAGAACCTGTCGAAAGTGATCCGGCGACCCAACTACCCTTCTAGGTTCGGAGGAGATAAAAACGCCGGGCGCCAAGCCCCTTTTATAGGGTTGGCGCCCGGCGTACAACGTAGACCCGCCGACGAGGGCTAGCGAAAGCTAGTTGTCCAGGTACAGCTTGCCGCGGAAGATCGGGTGCATCAGGTTCTCCTTGCTGAGCACCTGATCTAGGGTAGCTTCGTCCATCAGGCCCTTCTCGAGCACCAAATCGCGAACGCTGCGACCAGTCAGCGCAGCCTCCTTACCGATCAGATCACCCATGTGGTGGCCGATGAACGGGTTGAGGTAAGTGACGATACCGATGGAGTTTTCCACGTATGCGCGACAAACCTCTTCGTTGGCAGTAATGCCCTCCACGCACTTTTCACGCAACGCATTCGCAGCGTTTCCGAGCATACGAATCGACTGGAACAAAGCCTCACCGATAGCAGGCTCCATCACATTCAGCTGGAGCTGACCAGCCTCGGCCGCCATGGTGACGGTCAGATCATTACCGAAAACCTTGAAGCACACCTGGTTGACAACCTCGGGGATCACCGGGTTGACCTTGGCCGGCATGATAGAGGAACCAGCCTGGCGCGGCGGAAGATTAATCTCGCCCAGGCCCGCGCGCGGACCGGAAGACAGCAGGCGCAAGTCATTACAGATCTTGGACAGCTTCATGGCGGTGCGCTTGACTGCCCCATGTGCAAGCACATAAGCACCGGTGTCGGAAGTTGCTTCAATCAGGTCGCGGGCGGACTTGATCTCCAAGCCGGTGACCTCGCTTAGCGAAGCGACAACCTGGTGGCGGTAGCCGGAAGGAGTGTTCACGCCGGTACCAATAGCGGTGGCTCCCAAGTTGACCTCGAGCAGGCGCTCCTGGGCAGAACGCAGAACGCCCTGCTCCTCAGCCAGGTTGTGAGCAAAAGCGCGGAACTCTTCACCCAAAGTCATCGGCACGGCGTCCTGCAGCTGGGTGCGACCCATCTTCAAAATATCGACAAATTCAGCGCCCTTGGCGTTGAACGCAGCCTGCAACTCGTCAATACGGTTGATGAGTTCTTCCATCGCGGCATACACGCCGAGACGAAAACCAGTCGGGTAAGCATCGTTGGTGGACTGGCTCATATTGACGTCGTCGTTCGGGTTGATGACGTCGTAGGAGCCCTTTGGCAGCCCCAGGTATTCCAAAGCAAGGTTGGCAACAACCTCGTTGGTGTTCATGTTCAAAGATGTGCCGGCACCACCCTGGAACACGTCGATGGGGAACTGATCCATGCAACGACCCTCTTCGAGGATCTGATCGCAGGCCCAGACAATGGCGTCGCACTTTTCTTTCGGCAGGGTGTGCAGACGGCGGTTGGCCAGCGCTGTAGCCTTCTTCACCTGAACCATGCCGCGAATGAATTCCGGAACGTGGTTGATGGTGGTACGGGAAATTTGGAAATTGTCGACCGCACGCAAGGTGTGAATGCCGTAATAGGCATCGTCGGGAACTTCCATCTCGCCCAGAAGGTCAACTTCGACGCGGTAACCTTCCTCCGGAATGGTCTCCACTTCGGGGGTGAACTCGGGGGCAGAATCCGCAGTCTCTATGGTGCCGCTGGCAAGCTCATCGACCTTCGTTGTGTCGTCGGTAGCCGCACTGGCCTGGTCGCCATCGGTGAAGCTGAAAGCTGCGGGATCGGTGCCGAAGGAGTCGTCGTCAAAAGAAAAATCAGTAAACGAGGACTCGTCGAAAACGTCGCCGTTCTCGGTGTTCTTGGCCATGGGGTACCTCTTCTGGTCTGAAACCCCGCACGTCAGCGTCCGCAATCAGCGAAAAACTGGGCGTTGGTTAGACCGTGTCGATAAGCGTATGTTTCCTGTCGCTGCGCACAGCCGTTCAGGCAGACAAAATTTTTCCGCACAGAATGGCTGGTGTGCATGTACCCCACAATCATAGCCGTGACCGAGGTGTGATGGTGAACAAAATCACCACCCCCGGGACGAGGTACGCCGTCTCCGATGCTTACACCGGCCATAAATAGGGCAAACACCCAACAAATAGGCTCAACGGAAACGAAAGCCGCCTACCGGGAAACACGGCAGGCGGCAAAACCTCAGGCAGGAAATTAGAGACGGGCGATGCGGATTTCGGAGGCCAAAATGGCTTGGGCACCGAGTTCGGCCAGCTGATCCATGATCTTATTGGCTTCCTTGCGAGGAACCATTGCGCGAACAGCAACCCACTCGTTGGCAGTCAGCGGGGAAACCGTCGGACCGGAGATACCCGGGGTGATGGAGACTGCTTCTTCGAGCAGTGCTGACGGCACGTTGTAGTCGAGCATCAGGAAGTTTTGGGCGTGCAGAATACCTTCGATACGGCGCAGCAGACGCTTCATGTCATCGGTGAGCTCAACACCGGAACGGGCGACGATAACAGCCTCGGACTCGACCAGGACGTCCCCGAAGACTTCCAGGCCCTGCTTGGCGAGGGTACGGCCGGTAGAGACCACGTCTGCGATAGCATCGGCGACACCCAATTTGATGGAAATCTCCACCGCGCCGTCCAGGCGAATGACTTCCGCGTCGATGCCACGCTTTGCGAGGTCGACACGAACCAGGTTGGGGTAAGACGTGGCGATGCGGGCGCCTTCCAGGCGGTCGACAGACCAACCCTCACCCTTGGGTGCTGCGTAGCGGAAGGTGGAGGCCCCGAACCCCAGCGCGAGGACTTCGCTGACGGAGGAGAGGGAATCCCAGGCCAGATCGCGGCCGGTGATGCCGAGGTCGAGCTGGCCGCTGGCCACATAGATGGCAATGTCTTTGGGGCGCAGGAAGAAAAACTCGATGTCGTTGTCTTTATCTACGACGGTCAAAGCTTTGGAGTCTCCACGGCCTTTGTATCCGGCCTCAGCCAGGATGGTGGTGGCCATTTCAGACAGGGAGCCCTTGTTGGGCACAGCTACGCGCAGCATGTGGTTTCTTTCTT encodes the following:
- the aspA gene encoding aspartate ammonia-lyase encodes the protein MAKNTENGDVFDESSFTDFSFDDDSFGTDPAAFSFTDGDQASAATDDTTKVDELASGTIETADSAPEFTPEVETIPEEGYRVEVDLLGEMEVPDDAYYGIHTLRAVDNFQISRTTINHVPEFIRGMVQVKKATALANRRLHTLPKEKCDAIVWACDQILEEGRCMDQFPIDVFQGGAGTSLNMNTNEVVANLALEYLGLPKGSYDVINPNDDVNMSQSTNDAYPTGFRLGVYAAMEELINRIDELQAAFNAKGAEFVDILKMGRTQLQDAVPMTLGEEFRAFAHNLAEEQGVLRSAQERLLEVNLGATAIGTGVNTPSGYRHQVVASLSEVTGLEIKSARDLIEATSDTGAYVLAHGAVKRTAMKLSKICNDLRLLSSGPRAGLGEINLPPRQAGSSIMPAKVNPVIPEVVNQVCFKVFGNDLTVTMAAEAGQLQLNVMEPAIGEALFQSIRMLGNAANALREKCVEGITANEEVCRAYVENSIGIVTYLNPFIGHHMGDLIGKEAALTGRSVRDLVLEKGLMDEATLDQVLSKENLMHPIFRGKLYLDN
- a CDS encoding RecB family exonuclease, with protein sequence MNAPKPLALSPSRASDYQQCPLLYRFRAIDRLPEPTTYAQITGTLVHAVLENLHQLPTPERTYPAAVKMIKPEWEKAVTKDPTLRGVIGDTPDKELDFFVTCRSLVRGYFEMENPQGFSAEKCEMYVNTTLPNGVPVRGFIDRVDVAPTGQVRVVDYKTGKKPLPRYAAAARFQMRFYALVYWRMFNIIPDQLRLMYLKVSDSLILTPSQEELEYFEKDLGHLWSNIEADGKSGNFRPKTSKLCGWCAHQDLCPEFGGTPPEYPGWPGSVAEPVESDPATQLPF
- the hisG gene encoding ATP phosphoribosyltransferase, whose product is MLRVAVPNKGSLSEMATTILAEAGYKGRGDSKALTVVDKDNDIEFFFLRPKDIAIYVASGQLDLGITGRDLAWDSLSSVSEVLALGFGASTFRYAAPKGEGWSVDRLEGARIATSYPNLVRVDLAKRGIDAEVIRLDGAVEISIKLGVADAIADVVSTGRTLAKQGLEVFGDVLVESEAVIVARSGVELTDDMKRLLRRIEGILHAQNFLMLDYNVPSALLEEAVSITPGISGPTVSPLTANEWVAVRAMVPRKEANKIMDQLAELGAQAILASEIRIARL
- a CDS encoding M18 family aminopeptidase, with amino-acid sequence MQDFIDFLVESPSSYHAAAEVARRLDKAGFTRHEETDAFDASAGGHYVVRGGAIMAYVVPDSVDVDTAGFRIVGSHTDSPGLKLKPGESFDSAGWQQASVEIYGGPILSTWLDRELKLAGRVVDADGAVRLVDTGPILRLPSLAIHLYREDEMKLGRQKHMQPVYAAEAESQPLREVLGSEMVSHDLITVDAQPPAVFGLNEDFFAAGRLDNLSSVYPSLQALLAAVEGGYAGEDILVLAAFDHEEVGSRTTTGAAGPFLEDVLSRIAAALGADFDQTRRMYQRSFCVSADAAHSVHPNYQDKHDPVTQPLINQGPVIKSNANQHYGTDAVTAHRFLTACAVADVPVQAFVGNNDVPCGSTIGPITATRLGIPTVDVGIPLISMHSAREMCGVYDVQWFEQALLSFYTLD